The following are encoded in a window of Salvelinus fontinalis isolate EN_2023a unplaced genomic scaffold, ASM2944872v1 scaffold_0396, whole genome shotgun sequence genomic DNA:
- the LOC129845888 gene encoding L-rhamnose-binding lectin CSL3-like, with protein sequence MSMFRLTVVTLLAAACCTLTDGAISITCEGSDALLQCDGGKIQIKRANYGRRQHDMCSIGRPDNQLTDTNCLSQSTTSKMAERCGGKSQCVVPASNFVFGDPCVGTYKYLDIKYSCVQQQETISSIICEGSDSQLLCDRGEIHIQRANYGRRQHDVCSIGRPHKQLKNTNCLSPSTTSTMAERCDGERQCIVKVSNSVFGDPCVGTYKYLDVAYTCY encoded by the exons ATGAGCATGTTCAGACTGACGGTGGTCACAT TGCTGGCTGCAGCTTGCTGTACACTAACAGATggag CAATCAGCATCACGTGTGAAGGCTCTGATGCTTTACTGCAATGTG ATGGAGGTAAAATTCAAATCAAGCGTGCCAACTATGGTCGTCGTCAACACGATATGTGTTCCATTGGGCGCCCCGATAACCAACTCACCGACACCAACTGCCTCAGCCAATCCACCACCAGCAAGATGGCAGAA CGGTGCGGTGGGAAGAGCCAGTGTGTTGTGCCGGCATCCAATTTCGTTTTTGGAGACCCCTGTGTCGGGACTTACAAGTATCTGGACATCAAATACTCCTGTGTCCAACAGCAAGAAACAA TAAGCAGCATCATATGTGAAGGCTCTGATTCTCAACTACTATGTG ATCGGGGTGAGATCCATATTCAGCGTGCCAACTATGGTCGTCGTCAACACGATGTGTGTTCCATTGGGCGCCCACATAAACAACTCAAAAACACCAACTGCCTCAGCCCATCCACCACCAGCACTATGGCAGAAAG GTGTGACGGAGAGCGCCAGTGTATCGTCAAGGTATCCAACTCCGTGTTCGGTGACCCCTGTGTCGGAACCTATAAGTACTTGGATGTGGCTTACACCTGTTACTGA
- the LOC129845884 gene encoding L-rhamnose-binding lectin CSL3, with amino-acid sequence MSMFRLTVVTLLAAACCTLTDGAISITCEGSDALLQCDGGKIQIKRANYGRRQHDMCSIGRPDNQLTDTNCLSQSTTSKMAERCGGKSECVVPASNFVFGDPCVGTYKYLDIKYSCVQQQETISSIICEGSDSQLLCDRGEIHIQRANYGRRQHDVCSIGRPHKQLKNTNCLSPSTTSTMAERCDGERQCIVKVSNSVFGDPCVGTYKYLDVAYTCY; translated from the exons ATGAGCATGTTCAGACTGACGGTGGTCACAT TGTTGGCTGCAGCTTGCTGTACACTAACAGATggag CAATCAGCATCACGTGTGAAGGCTCTGATGCTTTATTGCAATGTG ATGGAGGTAAAATTCAAATCAAGCGTGCCAACTATGGTCGTCGTCAACACGATATGTGTTCCATTGGGCGCCCCGATAACCAACTCACCGACACCAACTGCCTCAGCCAATCCACCACCAGCAAGATGGCAGAAAG GTGCGGTGGGAAGAGCGAGTGTGTTGTGCCGGCATCCAATTTCGTTTTTGGAGACCCCTGTGTCGGGACTTACAAGTATCTGGACATCAAATACTCCTGTGTCCAACAGCAAGAAACAA TAAGCAGCATCATATGTGAAGGCTCTGATTCTCAACTACTATGTG ATCGGGGTGAGATCCATATTCAGCGTGCCAACTATGGTCGTCGTCAACACGATGTGTGTTCCATTGGGCGCCCACATAAACAACTCAAAAACACCAACTGCCTCAGCCCATCCACCACCAGCACTATGGCAGAAAG GTGTGACGGAGAGCGCCAGTGTATCGTCAAGGTATCCAACTCCGTGTTCGGTGACCCCTGTGTCGGAACCTATAAGTACTTGGATGTGGCTTACACCTGTTACTGA